A genome region from Gemmatimonadota bacterium includes the following:
- a CDS encoding metalloregulator ArsR/SmtB family transcription factor yields the protein MYMAAPATLDHLSTLADSTRSRLLLVLERHEMTVTELCAVLQLPQSTVSRHLKVLGDERWVESRAEGTSRFYRITSTPDEWAERLWAVVRDSVLATPMAEQDRAREGAVLSGRRSRAREFFASVAGEWESVRTELFGDRLDLQLVLSLLDPQWEVGDLGCGTGHLTALMAPHVKRVVAVDGSSEMLAAARDRVRDASNVDLHLGDLEQLPLADGSLDLATLSLVLHYVPDPARAIGEAVRVLRPGGRLVVLDMMPHERDDLPQRMGHVWRGFADAQVREWLLAAGLSDVRYTALPPDQSSRGPALFSASGRKPRPPAVTT from the coding sequence ATGTATATGGCTGCTCCTGCGACGCTCGACCACCTCAGCACACTCGCCGACTCCACCAGGAGCCGTCTGTTGCTCGTGCTCGAGCGTCACGAGATGACGGTCACCGAACTCTGTGCTGTGCTTCAACTTCCGCAGTCCACCGTCTCGCGGCACCTCAAGGTCCTGGGTGATGAACGGTGGGTCGAGAGCCGGGCCGAGGGGACAAGTCGCTTCTATAGGATCACGTCGACGCCGGATGAGTGGGCCGAGCGCCTGTGGGCGGTGGTGCGCGACAGCGTCCTCGCCACCCCGATGGCGGAACAGGATCGAGCGCGTGAAGGGGCGGTCCTGTCGGGGCGACGGTCGCGGGCGCGCGAGTTCTTCGCATCCGTGGCAGGGGAGTGGGAGTCGGTGCGAACCGAACTGTTCGGCGATCGGTTGGACCTCCAGCTCGTCCTCTCCTTGCTCGATCCCCAGTGGGAAGTCGGGGACCTGGGGTGCGGGACCGGACACCTGACCGCGCTGATGGCGCCGCACGTGAAGCGTGTGGTGGCGGTCGACGGTTCGTCGGAGATGCTCGCCGCCGCCCGAGACCGGGTGCGCGACGCGTCGAACGTCGATCTGCACCTGGGCGACCTCGAGCAGCTCCCGCTCGCCGATGGTTCGCTCGACCTGGCTACGCTCTCGCTCGTGCTGCACTACGTCCCCGACCCCGCCCGCGCGATCGGTGAAGCGGTACGCGTGCTGCGACCCGGCGGTCGCCTGGTCGTCCTCGACATGATGCCCCACGAGCGCGACGACCTGCCGCAGCGCATGGGGCACGTCTGGCGCGGCTTCGCCGACGCGCAGGTGCGCGAGTGGTTGCTCGCCGCAGGACTTTCCGACGTTCGCTACACCGCACTCCCCCCCGACCAGTCATCCCGCGGCCCCGCCCTGTTCTCCGCGAGCGGCCGCAAGCCCCGACCACCGGCGGTCACCACATGA
- a CDS encoding YegP family protein — MAAKFEVKTTADDRFMFNLKAANGQVILTSQTYATRQGALEGIDSVRRHAAENSNFDRRMGSDGSPYFVMVANNAVEIGRSEMYSSSAAVENGIASVKANAPDAEVADANA; from the coding sequence ATGGCAGCCAAGTTCGAGGTGAAGACCACCGCTGACGACCGCTTCATGTTCAATCTGAAGGCCGCCAACGGGCAGGTGATCCTGACGAGCCAGACCTACGCCACACGGCAGGGCGCCCTGGAGGGCATCGACTCGGTGCGTCGTCACGCCGCCGAGAACTCCAACTTCGACCGACGAATGGGATCGGACGGCTCACCGTATTTCGTGATGGTGGCCAACAACGCCGTGGAGATCGGTCGCAGCGAGATGTACTCATCGTCAGCCGCGGTGGAGAACGGCATCGCGTCGGTCAAGGCGAACGCCCCCGACGCCGAGGTGGCGGACGCGAACGCCTGA